The Caenorhabditis elegans chromosome II genome has a segment encoding these proteins:
- the nhr-273 gene encoding Nuclear Hormone Receptor family (Product from WormBase gene class nhr;~Confirmed by transcript evidence) has product MGPRQKDKDQSKCSICREPGDGFHFGAEACRACAAFFRRSVSQSKTYLCQGNNDCDVTVNIRCMCRACRYVKCIEVGMNPVGVQQKPRLPKNRKEVSIDLLSSPRTSNSLMLELPLTGQMPILSKIRASYQTMCNARIALHKAEDKTVFEKRTPKAVNYKEAVKQGMKDVTLASDWVSWSFDEFSNLPIDQKRILFHNSYTAFFIMESGFSSHLNNTPDAITFPSGDYIDTNDLNSFYNGTDSDKQISSEDINRLFKPSYERFKKSVILPMMTLQMDIIEYLALFTMLLWDTGLIELSDECIKIGDKIKTQVLKELDFYMRNVKKVEEPLVRIGTLVNILPDVHKSVRRIQDDLEMTKVFNLYAPSDEFYDLVMGNYN; this is encoded by the exons ATGGGACCACGACAAAAAGATAAGGATCAATCGAAATGCTCAATTTGCCGAGAACCTGGAGATGGGTTCCACTTTGGAGCAGAAGCTTGCAG AGCTTGCGCAGCATTTTTCCGTCGAAGTGTGTCCCAGAGTAAAACATATTTGTGTCAAGGGAATAACGATTGCGATGTTACTGTTA atatTCGATGTATGTGCCGTGCGTGCCGTTATGTCAAATGCATTGAGGTTGGAATGAATCCTGTCGGAGTTCAACAGAAACCAAGACTACCCAAAAACCGCAAAGAAGTTTCAATTGATTTACTCTCGAGCCCCCGAACGTCCAACTCATTGATGCTCGAACTACCACTTACGGGTCAAATGCcaattctctcaaaaatcCGAGCAAGTTACCAAACAATGTGCAATGCTCGGATAGCGCTTCACAAGGCTGAAGATAAAACTGTATTTGAAAAGAGAACTCCAAAGGCAGTAAATTACAAAGAAGCGGTGAAGCAGGGTATGAAGGATGTCACGTTGGCTTCTGATTGGGTCTCATGGAGCtttgatgaattttccaacttgCCGATTGATCAGAAG agaattttgtTCCACAACTCGTACACCGCATTTTTCATTATGGAAAGTGGATTTTCGAGTCATTTGAACAATACACCGGATGCAATAACATTCCCATCTGGGGACTATATTGACACAAATGATTTGAATTCATTTTACAATGGTACAGATTCTGATAAGCAAATTTCCAGTGAAGATATTAATAG actcTTCAAGCCATCCTATGAGCGCTTCAAAAAGTCAGTGATCTTGCCAATGATGACTCTTCAAATGGATATAATAGAATATCTTGCTCTCTTCACAATGTTACTTTGGGATACTGGACTTATCGAATTGAGCGATGAATGCATTAAAATTGGCGATAAGATCAAAACTCAAGTATTGAAAGAACTCGATTTTTATATGAGGAATGTAAAAAAAGTCGAAGAGCCTCTTGTGAGAATTGGAACTCTTGTGAATATTCTACCAGATGTGCATAAAAGTGTTCGTAGGATACAGGATGATTTGGAAAtgacaaaagttttcaacttgtATGCGCCGTCCGATGAATTTTATGATCTCGTGATGGGAAATTATAATTGA
- the nhr-16 gene encoding Nuclear hormone receptor family member nhr-16 (Confirmed by transcript evidence) — MGGPRFKDKVFLKCAICQESAEGFHFGAEACRACAAFFRRTVSNRKTYSCQGNNDCDVTINIRCMCRACRYIKCIEVGMNPAGVQQRLPPSKTLVEVSMDLPTVSNPSILSFPSPPSSLMLHIPSSYSNQMPILDKMRKSYETLCNARKTLHRKDGANIFQDNVPKPVTYKKAIDQGMKDVKLTSDWVSWCFEDFKNLSIDQKKILFHNAYTPYFMMEGGFLSHIRNTPEHLVMPSGDYIDTLDLNSFYNCSESDRQISSKEIDRLFKPSNDRFIKSVTLPMMSLQLDIFEFFVLFTLLLWDTGLIEISEECIEIGTKVKTQVLKELDFYMRNVKKVEEPLVRTANIVNLLPAVQKGVRRIQDDLEVTKVFDLYTASDEFYNLMSGRF, encoded by the exons atgggtGGACCTCGATTTAAAGACaaggtatttttaaaatgtgcaaTATGTCAAGAAAGTGCAGAAGGATTTCACTTTGGAGCAGAAGCTTGCAG AGCCTGCGCCGCTTTCTTCCGTCGAACTGTTTCAAACAGGAAAACATATTCCTGCCAGGGAAATAATGATTGTGATGTTACAATTA atatcCGATGTATGTGCCGAGCATGTCGTTACATCAAATGCATCGAAGTTGGAATGAACCCTGCCGGAGTTCAACAAAGACTGCCACCATCCAAAACTTTGGTTGAAGTATCAATGGATCTTCCGACAGTCTCTAATCCTTCTATTCTAAGTTTTCCAAGTCCTCCATCTTCTCTCATGCTACACATACCCTCATCTTATTCAAATCAAATGCCGATTCTtgacaaaatgagaaaaagctACGAGACATTGTGCAATGCTCGAAAGACACTCCACAGGAAAGACGGAGCAAATATATTCCAAGATAATGTTCCTAAACCTGTAACTTATAAAAAAGCAATTGATCAAGGCATGAAAGATGTTAAATTAACTTCTGATTGGGTTTCCTGGTGCTTTgaggatttcaaaaatctttcaattGATCAAAAA AAAATCCTGTTTCACAATGCCTATACTCCATATTTCATGATGGAAGGTGGGTTCTTGAGCCATATCAGGAATACACCAGAGCATCTTGTAATGCCATCCGGGGACTATATAGATACACTGGATTTGAACTCATTCTACAATTGTTCAGAGTCGGATAGGCAAATTTCAAGTAAAGAAATTGACAG ATTATTCAAACCTTCAAACGATCGTTTCATCAAATCTGTCACACTTCCAATGATGTCTCTTCAACtcgacatttttgaatttttcgttctATTCACACTGCTGCTCTGGGATACTGGACTCATTGAAATTAGCGAAGAATGCATTGAAATTGGAACTAAAGTTAAAACTCAAGTATTGAAAGAACTCGATTTTTATATGAGGAATGTGAAGAAAGTCGAAGAGCCTCTTGTCAGAACAGCCAATATTGTCAATCTTCTCCCAGCTGTTCAAAAAGGTGTCCGGAGAATTCAGGACGATTTGGAAGtgacaaaagtttttgatctcTATACGGCTTCTgatgaattttataatttaatgaGTGGAAGGTTTTGA